CACTCCGCAGCAGCGGGGCGGGGAGAGGCACATTTCAAGAGGTACAAAgtcttaaaaagaaacaaaaaaaaagaaacaaaaaaaaaacacaaaaaaataaaaatcaagaaaacgGGAAAAGGCTACCTTTCAGGACTCCCGGTCCTGCAGCACACGAGCAAAAATCACTATTGCCTGTTTCTGTAACTGCCTTGATCCAAGCTCAGACAGACCCAATAGCCGAGGACCTCCCAGCATCCTGTACTAACTGGAGAACCCTGACAGTGAAGGGGGTTTCCCATGCTGCACCAGCATCGAGAGGCTCTCCTCTCTACAGCTCTGTTCTAGATTCCAGTATATATATGTCTACgctacatacacatatatatactgCCAGTACGGTGTGTGGTATCACCTCTTCAGACTTCTTGGATCGTAAAAAAcctctgaacttttttttttgtttttgtttcgttttCTCTCTCGTTTTGAAGCGTCTCGGTTTGATACAACTGAAAAATGAGCAATATGTATTTTCCCCGCAAATAAGTGATACAAAGGAACGAATTTGGGTCGGGTGTAAACTTGATACTTGATTGATTGAAAGCTGCGTCTTTCTACCACGAAGTTGGATATGCACGTTCTGGTTCCCGGTGGCATACTGCAGTACTCTGAAGCGCTTGTACTGTACTatgttgtgtgtatttgtttgtgaaatTAGCCTGTCTAAAAAGCCCAACACGAACCGCCTGGTTCGATGCATATTTCACCCAGTCGatggaaaatatattttaaaaaaaaattcttacaGACATATCAAAACTAGACAAAATATTGACCAGAAATACTTGAATCATGGAGCGCCAATAACATAATGTGAAgtcagttctttttttattcttttgttttgttctccaTCTGACAGGTACACTTAGGGGCTTTTAGAAAATTATCAGATAAGTATTGCATTAAGTTACTAATACGAAATCGTtggagtaaattaaaaaaaaaaaagtcatcttcGATGCGTGCTTGAAAGTCAGATGTCgttatgaatgtgtgtgtcgggCGCACGGCCTGCTGTTATGTTCCACTCAGtatgttatttttgtgtgtgtgtgtgtgtgttcatttttatctttattgcTCTGTCAAAAACTCTTCTGACGGACACTTGTTCTCTTCTAACGTTGCACTGAGTGTCTTCTGCCCCTCACTCAGCTAATCGTAGGTATAAAGTACGGAGGGGTGACGGTGACAATTCATGTGTACAAGTTTACTCAAggacttttcttttcattctatCTGTAAAAAGTTTTATCTACCTTATAGTGGCTTTTATTGTGGATTaatccggaaaaaaaaaaaacaaggattaTCATTGAGTATTGCACCATTTTGTTCCaataatgtataaaaaaaagaaaaaaatttaaaaaatttaaaaaataaaaaaaaaaatgtataaaaggtttacaaaattaaaaaaaaaaaaaaaaggaaaaacaaagaactgtGGCCATAGCTAGCTGTAGAAGGACTAGTAATCCCGATGTTAACTTCATGGAAAGGGAGAAAGTGTGGGAGGTGAGTTTGTTACAAAGCTCATTTCAGAGGTGCCTATCTTTTCTCTTTTGGTTTCGCTGTCGTTTACAAGCATTTCATTTGAAGTTCAACGAAGTGAGAATTTATAACAGGAatgtgtttccattttttttttcttttctcaaaaaaaggacaaatttCATCTTCCATCAAATATGGACATGAAAATCTTTGCAAAATGAAGATTTATGCTACTTTCAGAACTCTGGGATTGATCAGTGTTGTGTCATATTTCAAGTTTTGATTTCCATGTGGTCGGACTATCTGTGTGCGTACCGAGTTGTGATTTTATGTTCTGTGTAATACTGCgacgcagttttttttttttttttgctcactaTCTTGCACACTCATTAAAGATGTGGATTTCGTCTCAGGAAGGCCAGGGTTCCAGATACCAACTCCATCATTTCTAAGTTTAATGTTTGtgtggggtaaaaaaaaagaaaaaggacaaacGAGAAGAAAAGCGAAAACTATTAAACTCCAAGCAAGCACTGAAGTTTGAGTTTAACAGAATATAGAGAGAAGTACCattgtttctttaaaacaagaaaaaaaaaatgttcgtAGCAAGTTACATATTTACCAAATAAGACTGAGAATCAACTTTGAGAAAAGTGGAGCGCTTTACATGTGAAATCTAAGTAGAAATTgctttacattttaaacaatGATCAATGGTTTGATTGTggaaaaagacaggaaaaaaaaaatgcatttgtacGTTTTTGACTTTTGTTTCCATCCTGTAGTTCAGGAGCATCGTgcaagacttttattttgaaatcatctCTCCCGTTGAACATGTGACGGCGGAGTGAGGGATGTCTTACCGTGTGACCGGGTGGGTTTTTCCAGAGGCAGGTGTGAACGAAGCTGGTTTTTAAAAGGATCATGATCTATGCACAAGTGGGAGGGACGAGTCGACTCACACTCTGGGGTTCAGGGTTCGATGTAGGgttgtgattttgtttgtttttctttcatttagcTTGAATTCTTTGTCCATTCCCTGCCCGCCCCCATCCGCTCCCCCCCCACCTTCATCTAATGTTTTAGTAAATCGCATCGTCAAGCTGTGTAATCCTTAACCAATGAGCGCTTATCCTTCTGCTAAAGCACTGTGGGTTGTACTGACAAAAAAAGCCCATGACTTTAAAGGCTGTCTGTTTTTTAAACGGGGTTTGGGGGGGTGGTTTACGGAGGGTTGGGGGGCGTCGAGGGAGGGGGTACTTTGCCTTTGCCTTTCTTTactttggaaaaataaaacaaaacaaaaaaaaaaacattaaggaAAAATGTCTGTAACTGAAATACAAAGTTGTGGcttttaatgttctttttttttttttttttctttctctcctcataGAATGTGATTGTTAAAGACATGCaccggaaaaaaaaatgtttccatgaaTTATGGAGCTTCTTTCGGACTATATTAATAAAATTACACATTTTCTTGGCTGTTACTGGGtgtcctttctctttttttctttgtttctctttcgGTTACATCATATTTTCTTACGATTACAGACTTGATGCTTGAACGGTGGTAAAACTTAAGCTTGTACGATTTCTTGAAGCATCTTCTGAAATCAGAATAACAGAATTCTCCCAGAACACCAAAGATCTTATGTTGAACGGTCATAATTGACTAAACATACACTGGAGTGTTGCGTGCTGAGCACCCACAGCAGTTCCCCCTCTGGGGTGATGGACCTCCTgtggctgttgccaaagctcGAACAGGAAACCCAAAGCTTTTCCTGTTCTGAGGTTCCCTGAATTCGATCTGACCATGTGAAGGAAAACCAAACCGAGATAAACGTTCATTTATTGGACCATCACCAGACGACGTGCGCagagacacattttatttgcgAAAACCTCAGCATTTCGTTTTTATTCTATACATTGCAGCTTTATTCCtaaaatttaaaatacaaaGAGAACTTCTTCCTTCCTCTGCATCCCTAACATGACCCATAATGCTTTAATCACAGCAGCAGTCAAAGGTGTTTGAAAGTGGCTTCTCGCTGCTGAGGAGACTTCAGAGCGTGGCTGTCGGTCCTGCGGGGTCGAGGCAGATCTCACTTGAGGCCTCCTCCGCTGGGGCTTTCGTAATGGTTCTCGGGGCAGGGGGGTTTCTTCGGCGGGCAGTTCCGGTACTCGGAGGACTCGGGTTCCTCCAGAAGGCGGGAGGCCGGCTTGCGGCCGGGCCGCTGCACCCCGACCATCTCCTCGTAGATGGGCGCCTGAGGGTGTGTCTTCTCACTGCGGTGAGCCTTGCCCTGACAGCCGCCGAGACGGGAGGGAAACAAATCAGTGTGGGGAACAAGCAGAGTTTACAGACACTCCCAGTTTCCTGTGTCAAAATCACAGCTTTTCTCATGTTCCCCTCCACACAGGATCTTGATTTCAAGTCTAAATCTCAACCAATTTGTTGCTTGgcgacagaaaaaaatacaaaaattgaattttaataccttttctttttaaaaatgtgttcagaAATACATGCTGAGAACTGATGAAACCAATGTGGTTTTTGTGGCGAGTTACTCAGAAAGCTTCCGGCAAAACAGGTGCTGCTGTCAGTACCCAGTTGGTCGTCGTCCTCGCCCTCCCATCTATCCCTTTTGTGTTAAATGAGCAAAGTAAAGGCTGCTCACTTTACAGACGAGGACACAtccgagcaggaggagcaggagcaggacggcggcggccgccgacAGAGCGTAGAGCAGGGAGGAGTAGCTGGAGCAGCCGCACTGCCCGCCTGTGGAGAAGCAAAAGGTTTCAGACGCAGTGAGACCAGCGTGCCTTGCTCTGAAACCGCGGCAGAATGAAAGTAACGGCGTGAcacgtccgtccatccatcagtgGAAAACAAACTTCCTTCCTCCGCTAATTCGGTTATTTTGAGGTGACCGCAGTGAATCTCACATTTCAGCAACACACGAGAAACTCGCAGCTTCACGATGCATTTATCGCAGAgaatttccactttttttttcttttttttttttttttttttaacaataaacATGTCTAAGGGTTTCAAACCTGTGGCTTTTTAAcctttgttgggtttttcccCATTGTAACAGCTAAACAGCTCAGAACTGGAGCTCTTAAATTCAACAGACCGACACTTCTGGTATATCGAACATAAGAACATAAGAAAGTTTGTCGGATGTTGAAGGTCAAAATCAAATTGGTGGGACCAGCGATATTTAATTTAGTACAAAAAATGACTCCTTTGGTTCTGAGGTCATGTTTTATTAATTATAAAGGCTTGATAGATATTCAAAatgattatatttatttttgaatgggACAAATAGTTCAGGTCAATTTGTCCCAATTATCACAGTAAATGATCCAAAACTGATCCCAAAACCTTCTTTCATTTTGCTCTCAGATATGTGGAAGTAAAACCTGCAGTGATGCATATTTTCATTATTGTAAAGGATCAATTCAGAGAAACAGCTCAATATTTAACTGTCAGCACAGTCACCGATGGCAGAAAACATGTTAAATGCCTCCAAACACATGAAGTTTAAAGCGTGCGTGTGTATAAACCAAATTCAGtgttaaaactgacacatttaagtGTGTTACATGTCAGGTCTGTTGGTCTAgttttgcagcagcagaggggatGTTGTAACCACAGAGGGGTAGATTCCCCCCCCTCACATATTTCACAATCCAAACAACACGTCCTTTTATTTTATCACAAAGCTTTGCTGCTGTGTGGTGTTATCAGCTCTTCACACACCAACAGTCATACCAGCAAAACGGCCTccgcaacaaaaaaaaaaaaaaaagagaagaaaagaaaaaaaaaagtggaacacTGCCGTTGTGCAACAGACAGAAAGCATGTGTTTCACAGTGTGTTTGTTAGGAGCAGCTTTGTTAGTGGAAGCCACAAAACCTCCTGACATATCAGTGACAAACTGATGGCCACGCCAACGCATCgtgaggaggacaaaaaaagcaaaaacaccgGGCGACTGAGAGAGGGAGCTTTTTATTGGGGTGAGCTGAAGCCACCAGGCGGTGACCCACCttgaacagaaacaaagaacacCCGCCTCCCCAGCGCGGCGCCGGCGTCCGGCCGgccgggcagcagcagctggcagctGTAGAGGGCGCTGTCCTCCGGCCGCAGCTGCGTCAGGGTCAGGTTGTAGGCGAGGCCGGCGGGGCCCGGGGCCGAGGACAGGCGGACGCGAGCGTCGGAGAAcccggtggaggaggggggccgCCTCGAGTGGTACAACACCTCCACGGGCGACCGACCCCTTCGCCGCTTCAGACTCACCCCCTCCACGGCCCGGCCTTCCCCATGGGGGGCCACACAGGGCAGCACGGCCGACCCCCCCGCAcacgtctccaccagctccaggtccaCTGATCCAGACACATCTCCAGAGAGGGGATAAAACTCACATCACGGACACCACAGCATTTGGATAAGGGGGTCTCAGGTGGACTCAGGGGGCcggggacccccccccccagtgaggCCTGAGCACGTCTCATTGAAGGTCAGGACAAGGACACAGTTTAACATCGGTCAAACTGATGATGAACATTCAGGAGCCCTCATCTTTAAAGAAACTTTGTTTTTACTTCATGAAGAGAATAAAAGTTTAGTTTCATCGACTGCTTCAGGTGTTCTTTCATCCATGATACTGTTTGTATGTATCTGTTTCACAAACAGTACGATAGAGTAAAACTCTAACTTTGCATGTTTTGCTCAGCAGCCGTTCAGTTCGGCCTCAGCGACCAGAGGCTACATGTTCTGGATCCTTCTCTTTACTTGTAAAGGTAACGTAATCTTCATCTGACTCATCAGGACATTTTAATCTGTGGAACAATCGCAAAGCTAAATGACGTCGGTGGGATCAAAATCTGACCAGTACATATTAATAAACTtcaaataaagtacatttttccCCAAATGAAAGTGTAAATGTTCATATGTTTTTTATAGCTTACATTTTACAGTGTctaaaaagaattttttttctcca
The nucleotide sequence above comes from Salarias fasciatus chromosome 6, fSalaFa1.1, whole genome shotgun sequence. Encoded proteins:
- the cd7al gene encoding cd7 antigen-like, with amino-acid sequence MSECYLAWLCALLITHSGSVFGDITFIERHEGESVVLPCSLESQRVPPVGVYLKRSWLRDSEVVFMYTGEEFHSDDPTIKARTSVSGDPSLHSLNITISQLGVGDTDRYYCEFIVSNQSFDDEHVRAPMEYFLHVSADVSGSVDLELVETCAGGSAVLPCVAPHGEGRAVEGVSLKRRRGRSPVEVLYHSRRPPSSTGFSDARVRLSSAPGPAGLAYNLTLTQLRPEDSALYSCQLLLPGRPDAGAALGRRVFFVSVQGGQCGCSSYSSLLYALSAAAAVLLLLLLLGCVLVCKGKAHRSEKTHPQAPIYEEMVGVQRPGRKPASRLLEEPESSEYRNCPPKKPPCPENHYESPSGGGLK